The segment GCAGGCATTATGGCTGCAAAGGAAACAAGTCGCATGATTCCTCTCTGCCACCCCTTAATTCTCAATAATGTAGATATGGATTTTTATTTTATGGATGAAAGAAATAGCATTTTAATACGCTCTATTGTAATGACCACCGGTAAAACAGGAGTAGAAATGGAAGCACTGCATGCTGTTTCAGTAGCAGCACTTACTATCTATGATATTTGTAAGGCAGTGGAACGGGGGATTGAAATCAGTCATATTCATCTGGTTGAGAAAGATGGAGGCAAGAGTGGTCATTATCAGGGTAAATCATATCTTAATATCAAGGAAGATATGGATAATTC is part of the Atribacterota bacterium genome and harbors:
- the moaC gene encoding cyclic pyranopterin monophosphate synthase MoaC; this translates as MNNKKALSHLNEKGRARMVNVGDKEDTHRIAIAEGVVKMQPETLALIKDKKIAKGDVLGIAQVAGIMAAKETSRMIPLCHPLILNNVDMDFYFMDERNSILIRSIVMTTGKTGVEMEALHAVSVAALTIYDICKAVERGIEISHIHLVEKDGGKSGHYQGKSYLNIKEDMDNSDSEGEMLK